A portion of the Punica granatum isolate Tunisia-2019 chromosome 7, ASM765513v2, whole genome shotgun sequence genome contains these proteins:
- the LOC116214436 gene encoding SUN domain-containing protein 2-like, translating into MTTSSTDSSQTSESPESPQKPSVSTTNLRKRAVSKNKQEEEETVIANRDNSSPSPQQEDVESAFLGIQETVKNMRKLFPILAMGLLTLFLINLLVRPIGTGKPRSDSQEKSIFPAEFGEHVTEFESVMQKLRDQVEAFDEARKLMQEKLESLEEKLDSLDEKLARMDSENSVTQTALENLKLELSEFNQSLSELHKVPDNIAGNLNESTLAQKFAKISDFTRILVEEEIERHEADGIGKVDYALASGGATILRHSEPEFPVNEHKHLVHPDAIKMLQPSFGEPGHCFSFKGDSGYAEIRLRTEIFPESVTLEHVSHRVAYNLSSAPKDCNVTGWLERNGSASVNAQNETIEVHNLVSFRYDLKKKNLQTFEVKKKLNYSEELVVSVVRFEFASNYGGNHTCIYRFRVHGHEANGAFGRVRRCRNSATGKLLVNRSVLLLAMFVFLAI; encoded by the coding sequence ATGACAACGTCGAGCACGGACAGCTCGCAAACCTCAGAATCTCCAGAGAGCCCTCAGAAACCTTCAGTCTCCACTACAAACTTGAGGAAGAGAGCGGTTTCGAAGAACAaacaagaggaagaagaaaccgTCATTGCCAACAGAGACAATTCGTCCCCATCACCTCAACAGGAAGATGTGGAATCTGCATTTCTTGGGATCCAAGAAACCGTGAAGAACATGAGGAAACTGTTCCCAATACTTGCAATGGGTCTCTTAACTCTGTTCCTAATTAATTTGCTAGTACGACCAATTGGAACTGGGAAACCAAGATCGGATTCCCAAGAAAAGAGCATTTTTCCTGCTGAGTTTGGCGAGCATGTGACTGAATTCGAGTCTGTAATGCAGAAACTGCGTGATCAAGTGGAGGCATTTGACGAAGCAAGAAAACTTATGCAAGAGAAATTGGAATCATTGGAAGAGAAATTGGATTCACTGGACGAGAAATTGGCAAGGATGGATTCGGAAAATTCTGTGACCCAGACAGCATTGGAAAACTTGAAGCTCGAATTGTCCGAGTTCAACCAATCCTTGTCAGAACTTCACAAAGTTCCTGACAATATAGCTGGAAATCTAAATGAATCAACACTAGCCCAAAAATTCGCCAAGATCTCGGATTTTACAAGAATTTTGGTAGAGGAAGAAATTGAAAGGCATGAGGCAGACGGGATTGGCAAAGTAGACTATGCTTTGGCCTCAGGAGGAGCAACCATTTTAAGACACTCAGAACCCGAATTTCCTGTCAATGAACACAAGCACTTGGTCCATCCCGACGCGATTAAAATGCTGCAACCAAGCTTCGGGGAACCAGGTCACTGCTTCTCATTTAAGGGAGATTCTGGGTATGCAGAAATTCGATTGAGGACTGAAATTTTTCCTGAATCGGTCACATTGGAACATGTTTCGCACAGAGTCGCATACAATTTGTCCTCTGCTCCGAAGGACTGCAACGTTACTGGTTGGCTTGAGAGAAACGGTTCGGCTTCTGTGAATGCCCAGAATGAGACAATCGAGGTGCATAACTTGGTGAGTTTCAGGTATGATCTCAAGAAGAAGAACTTGCAGACATTCGAGGTCAAGAAGAAGTTGAATTATTCGGAGGAATTGGTGGTGAGTGTGGTGAGGTTTGAGTTTGCTTCGAACTATGGAGGCAATCATACTTGCATTTATCGATTCAGGGTCCATGGACATGAAGCCAATGGTGCTTTTGGGAGGGTCCGTAGATGTCGAAATTCGGCAACGGGTAAATTATTAGTAAATAGATCAGTTTTGTTGTTGGCTATGTTTGTGTTTCTTGCCATTTAG
- the LOC116212631 gene encoding pirin-like protein: protein MRAAAFQKSLVSLFHKNPTLASAVIKGGLGSSVSDFPRNIFRASCHTMSQDSQFESPRTVVKKVLAKQQKEGEGATVRRSIGRMELRNLDPFLMLDEFYVSPPAGFPDHPHRGFETVTYMLQGAFTHQDFAGHKGTIGTGDVQWMTAGRGIIHSEMPATDGVNKGLQLWINLSSRDKMIEPRYQELPSEDIPTAEADGVEVRVIAGESMGVRSPVYTRTPTMYLDFTLKPRAQAHQPIPEDWTAFLYVIEGEGLFGTLNSPPAGAHNVLVLGKGDGLSVWNNGSKPLRFVLIAGQPLHEPVVQYGPFVMNSQAQIDQAIDDYQYAKNGFEMAKHWRSQS from the exons ATGAGAGCTGCTGCCTTCCAAAAGTCTCTCGTCTCACTGTTCCATAAGAATCCCACACTAGCTTCTGCAGTCATCAAGGGCGGTCTTGGATCCTCTGTCTCCGACTTTCCACGAAACATTTTTCGCGCTAGCTGCCATACCATGTCTCAAGATTCTCAGTTCGAGAGCCCGAGAACCGTCGTGAAGAAGGTCTTGGCTAAGCAGCAGAAGGAAGGGGAAGGGGCCACCGTCAGAAGGAGCATTGGAAG GATGGAATTAAGGAACTTGGATCCATTTCTTATGCTGGATGAATTCTACG TGTCCCCTCCTGCTGGATTCCCTGACCATCCACATAGAG GTTTTGAAACTGTCACCTACATGCTGCAG GGAGCCTTCACCCACCAAGACTTTGCCGGTCACAAGGGAACGATCGGAACCGGCGATGTTCAG TGGATGACCGCAGGAAGGGGAATAATCCACTCGGAGATGCCTGCTACTGATGGGGTCAACAAAGGGCTGCAGCTTTGGATCAATCTTTCCTCCAGAGACAAAAT GATCGAGCCGAGGTACCAGGAGCTCCCGAGCGAGGACATACCGACAGCAGAAGCGGATGGGGTTGAGGTCCGTGTGATTGCTGGGGAGTCCATGGGGGTCCGATCCCCCGTCTACACCCGGACTCCAACAATGTACCTCGATTTCACACTGAAGCCCAGGGCGCAGGCCCACCAGCCCATCCCGGAGGACTGGACAGCGTTTCTTTACGTGATTGAAGGCGAGGGGCTGTTTGGGACCCTGAACTCGCCACCAGCAGGGGCCCACAACGTGCTTGTGCTGGGCAAAGGGGACGGCCTGAGTGTGTGGAACAACGGATCGAAGCCGCTAAGGTTCGTGCTGATAGCAGGGCAGCCGCTGCACGAGCCGGTGGTGCAGTACGGGCCGTTCGTGATGAATTCGCAGGCCCAGATCGATCAGGCGATCGACGACTATCAATACGCCAAGAACGGGTTTGAGATGGCAAAGCATTGGAGGTCTCAGTCTTAG
- the LOC116214038 gene encoding ras-related protein RABA5c, with protein sequence MSSDEEGGEEYLFKIVIIGDSAVGKSNLLSRYARNEFNPHSKATIGVEFQTQSMDIDGKEVKAQIWDTAGQERFRAVTSAYYRGAVGALVVYDISRRTTFENVGRWLDELKTHSDTTVARMLVGNKCDLENIRDVSVEEGKSLAESEGLFFMETSALNSTNVKTAFELVIKEIYNSVSRKVLNSDAYKAELSVNRVTLVGNGTDSKSNQGFSCCSR encoded by the exons ATGTCGTCGGACGAGGAGGGAGGGGAGGAGTACCTATTCAAGATCGTGATAATCGGGGACTCGGCCGTCGGCAAGTCGAACCTCCTCTCCCGCTACGCGCGCAACGAGTTCAACCCCCACTCCAAGGCCACCATCGGCGTCGAGTTCCAGACCCAGAGCATGGACATCGACGGCAAGGAAGTCAAGGCCCAGATTTGGGACACCGCCGGCCAGGAGCGCTTCCGTGCCGTCACCTCCGCCTACTACCGCGGCGCCGTCGGCGCCCTCGTCGTCTACGACATCAGCCGCCGCaccacctttgagaacgtcggCCGCTGGCTCGATGAGCTCAAGA CTCATTCTGACACAACTGTTGCAAGAATGTTGGTCGGGAACAAATGTGACTTAGAGAACATCCGGGATGTGAGTGTCGAGGAAGGAAAAAGCCTAGCTGAATCAGAAGGTCTATTTTTCATGGAGACATCAGccctcaattcaacaaatGTTAAGACAGCTTTCGAGCTTGTAATCAAAGAGATCTATAACAGTGTCAGCAGGAAGGTTCTAAATTCGGATGCGTACAAAGCAGAATTATCTGTGAACAGGGTAACACTTGTTGGTAATGGAACTGATTCAAAGTCGAATCAGGGCTTTTCTTGCTGTTCAAGGTGA